One segment of Massilia sp. Se16.2.3 DNA contains the following:
- the guaD gene encoding guanine deaminase: MSTAFTTVQAYRASLLHFRADPAFAEDAYSWHEDGLLVIEDGRVKAAGDYAALAATLPADVTPLDYRGQIITPGFIDTHLHYPQTDMIASPAPGLLPWLETYTFPTERQFGDPAHARQTAEFFLDELTRCGTTTAVVYCTVHRESVDAFFEASEARNLRMVAGKVLMDRNCPDFLRDPEGGIGESEDLIRKWHKHARSLYAITPRFAPTSSDAQLGAIAELVKAYPDTFIQTHVSENKDECSWVRELYPHSRSYLGVYDDYGLMRPRALFGHCIWLDDEDFARMAATGSSASVCPTSNLFLGSGLFDFEKADGAGVQVTLGTDVGAGTSFSMLQTMNEAYKVARLKGSYLPALRMFYLATLGAARAMDLEGTIGSFTVGAEADFIVLDPKATPLLARRSSHCNTLEEQLFALALLGDDRAIRATYAAGAKVHERGVDGRGAVA; encoded by the coding sequence ATGTCCACCGCATTCACTACCGTGCAAGCCTACCGAGCGAGCTTGCTGCATTTTCGCGCCGACCCCGCCTTTGCCGAGGATGCGTATTCCTGGCACGAGGATGGCCTGCTCGTCATCGAAGACGGCCGTGTCAAGGCGGCCGGCGATTACGCGGCGCTGGCGGCCACGCTGCCGGCTGATGTGACGCCGCTCGACTACCGCGGCCAGATCATCACGCCCGGCTTCATCGACACCCACCTGCATTATCCGCAGACGGACATGATCGCCTCGCCAGCCCCGGGCCTGTTGCCCTGGCTCGAGACCTACACTTTCCCGACCGAGCGCCAGTTCGGCGACCCGGCGCATGCGCGCCAGACGGCCGAGTTCTTCCTCGACGAACTCACCCGCTGCGGCACCACCACGGCGGTGGTCTACTGCACCGTGCACCGCGAGTCGGTCGACGCCTTTTTCGAGGCGAGCGAAGCGCGCAACCTGCGCATGGTGGCCGGCAAGGTGCTGATGGACCGCAACTGCCCGGACTTCCTGCGTGACCCGGAAGGGGGCATCGGCGAGAGCGAAGACCTGATCCGCAAGTGGCACAAGCACGCGCGCTCGCTGTACGCGATCACGCCGCGCTTCGCGCCGACGTCCAGCGATGCCCAGCTGGGCGCGATTGCGGAACTGGTCAAGGCGTATCCGGACACCTTCATCCAGACCCACGTCTCGGAAAACAAGGACGAGTGCAGCTGGGTGCGCGAGCTGTATCCGCATTCGCGCAGCTACCTGGGCGTCTACGACGACTATGGCCTGATGCGCCCGCGCGCGTTGTTCGGCCACTGCATCTGGCTCGACGACGAGGATTTCGCGCGCATGGCAGCGACGGGGTCAAGCGCCTCGGTGTGCCCGACCTCGAATTTGTTCCTCGGCAGCGGCCTGTTCGATTTCGAGAAGGCCGACGGCGCGGGTGTGCAGGTCACGCTCGGCACCGACGTCGGTGCCGGCACCTCGTTCTCGATGCTGCAGACGATGAACGAAGCCTACAAGGTCGCGCGCCTGAAGGGCAGCTACCTGCCGGCCCTGCGCATGTTCTATCTCGCCACGCTGGGCGCGGCGCGCGCGATGGACCTGGAAGGGACGATCGGCAGCTTTACCGTGGGTGCCGAAGCCGACTTCATCGTGCTCGACCCGAAAGCGACGCCGCTGCTGGCGCGCCGCAGCAGCCATTGCAATACGCTGGAAGAGCAACTGTTCGCGCTGGCGCTGCTGGGCGACGACCGGGCGATCCGCGCGACCTATGCGGCGGGTGCGAAGGTGCACGAGCGGGGTGTCGACGGTCGTGGGGCTGTTGCCTGA
- a CDS encoding adenosine deaminase, whose product MQIKPGTSLLIALAMSAAPALAKEPSTATRQANEAATARHYASLIAGSEPKLSELTLFFTQMPKGGDLHHHYSGSIYVEQYLDFLDKQGLCVNKGTYRIETDKAAIALERAKPARERNCLSSAEVYADDHTWRELAQRWSTKDFANHGALNPPPDRAFFQTFGYFGPVSNANFKEGLQELKKRAIAENVSYIETMFKMSPTVSNPEFDTRAWQLANDDAALDAELRRAHEALERDPVFAKNIADFVAKINEAAEGIDDERFTMRYQTYVLRLLGPSQVFSSMVSAFKSASSGGKVVGVNIVGQESTMVSMRDYALHMKMFRFLKSVYPDVKVAMHAGELALGDVPPEGLKFHIDQALVVAKADRIGHGIDLAHEANAVGIMRKMRQDDVPVEINLTSNAFISGIEGANHPITLYRKYGVPYVISTDDAGVTRHTLSQEYVLFASRYKPDYAELKKASYNSVRYAFLPAPEKARLTRQLDARFASFEAEIAGLAKNAVRMEAPKTTQNRHK is encoded by the coding sequence ATGCAGATCAAACCCGGCACCAGCCTGCTGATCGCCCTGGCGATGTCCGCCGCCCCCGCGCTGGCCAAGGAACCGTCCACCGCCACGCGCCAGGCCAACGAAGCGGCCACCGCCCGCCACTACGCCTCGCTCATCGCCGGCAGCGAACCGAAGCTGTCCGAGCTGACCCTGTTCTTCACGCAGATGCCCAAGGGCGGCGACCTGCACCACCATTACTCGGGTTCGATCTACGTCGAGCAGTACCTCGACTTCCTGGATAAACAGGGCCTGTGCGTGAACAAGGGGACCTACCGCATCGAAACCGACAAGGCGGCCATCGCGCTTGAACGTGCCAAGCCGGCCAGGGAGCGCAACTGCCTGTCGAGCGCCGAGGTCTATGCGGACGACCACACCTGGCGCGAACTGGCCCAGCGCTGGTCGACCAAGGACTTCGCCAACCATGGCGCCCTGAACCCGCCGCCGGACCGCGCCTTCTTCCAGACCTTCGGCTACTTCGGCCCGGTGTCGAATGCGAACTTCAAGGAAGGGCTGCAGGAGCTGAAGAAGCGCGCGATCGCGGAGAACGTCAGCTACATCGAGACCATGTTCAAGATGTCGCCGACAGTCAGCAATCCGGAGTTCGATACGCGCGCCTGGCAGTTGGCGAACGACGACGCCGCGCTCGATGCGGAGCTGCGCCGCGCCCATGAGGCGCTCGAGCGCGACCCGGTCTTCGCGAAGAACATCGCCGACTTCGTTGCGAAGATCAACGAAGCCGCCGAAGGCATCGACGACGAGCGCTTCACCATGCGCTACCAGACCTATGTGCTGCGCCTCCTGGGCCCGTCGCAGGTGTTCTCGTCGATGGTGTCGGCCTTCAAGTCCGCGTCCAGCGGCGGCAAGGTGGTGGGCGTGAACATCGTCGGGCAGGAGAGCACGATGGTGTCGATGCGCGACTACGCGCTGCACATGAAGATGTTCCGTTTCCTGAAGTCCGTGTATCCGGACGTGAAGGTGGCCATGCACGCCGGCGAGCTGGCGCTGGGCGATGTGCCGCCGGAGGGCCTGAAATTCCATATCGACCAGGCGCTCGTGGTGGCGAAGGCGGACCGCATCGGCCACGGCATCGACCTGGCGCACGAGGCCAATGCGGTGGGAATCATGCGCAAGATGCGCCAGGACGATGTGCCGGTCGAGATCAACCTGACTTCGAACGCTTTCATCAGCGGCATCGAAGGCGCGAATCACCCGATCACGCTCTACCGCAAGTACGGCGTGCCTTACGTGATTTCAACGGACGACGCCGGCGTGACGCGCCACACGCTGTCGCAGGAATACGTGCTCTTTGCCAGCCGCTACAAGCCCGACTACGCGGAACTGAAGAAGGCTTCCTACAACAGCGTGCGCTACGCCTTCCTGCCGGCGCCCGAGAAGGCCCGCCTGACGCGCCAGCTCGATGCGCGCTTTGCCAGCTTCGAAGCGGAAATTGCCGGCCTGGCAAAGAACGCGGTGCGCATGGAGGCGCCAAAGACGACGCAAAACCGTCACAAATAA
- a CDS encoding TonB-dependent receptor: MITQKQIRLTKLALALSIALSASPAFAQNTTSAIGGRVAGADGKPVAGAQVTIRHAESGSVSTVTTDAEGRYVARGLRVGGPYTITMTKDGVAETYNNVFTNLAETASVDGTLGNVQVVKVTGQTVSNKFNSSNMGSGTSIGRAELVAQASIARSLSDYARNDPRLSQTDKERGEISAGGQNSRFNSITVDGVSISDTFGLEANGLPTNKQPISIDAIQSVQVNISNYDVTQKGYTGANINAVTKSGTNDWHGSVYHVYRDDRLVGDRFNETSGEYYQAPAFKEKTNGLTLGGPLIQDKLFVFVSAEDSTSSKASPTYGPLGSNLTNIGITPTLISGLQDIAKNTYGMDVGSSDIPGGAELTVEDRLLKVDWNISDNHRANFRWQKTKQNEPQFPGNSSSGIALTSYLYAEKKTTESSVAQVFSDWTQSFSTEVKLSRRDSGKSHDTNSRLPSMALQVGGALPAGTPTSVSGANRFLNFGTEASRQFNELDTTTWDAYAGATWLHGDHEVKGGADYTKNEIFNAFLQNVNGTYTFRCNNTAGLTSAQVDACVLEAFRQGRPSSYQAQLPATGYTLEQGAANWTLANTGLFLQDTWSVNPQLKLTYGVRYDRASTNDRPLRNDVVAAARVVGSVNATTGLITRDSGGFGVDNTATIDGDDLIQPRVGFNYRFDTKRATQLRGGFGLFGGAALNVWLGNPFANAGIATRVVGCGTGNFAACPGTGDPIFSANPDTQRALAGVTPAANVDVLQNGISQPSVWKANLAFEHELPWYGMVVSLEYMRTDTNKGIYFRQLNLGDPTRVGPDGRPLFWTAPGYNAACATGTTSITFNTSGACNGYRARALSNASFNNVLEVAKTKKGGGNLATLQLTNSRSRGLRWSAAYTYTDATEVSNLSSSTSGSNFGARAIFDPNEDVAANSAYLVKDRINASVSWEKAFFGTYKTIVGAFYEGRSGKPYSWTFNNDMNGDGVNGNDLMYIPSAFGSGEVVFRGDTTTNHANEQKFWDIVNSNHALRNSAGKVVDRNNTFAPWTNSIDMRITQEVPGLFKGHKGAIAIDFQNVGNMLNKKWGRINEISFASNGGASRNFVDYAGMQDGKYVYQVRDRVEDYTVRQVKGESQWALQVTARYEF, encoded by the coding sequence ATGATCACTCAAAAACAGATCCGGCTGACCAAGCTGGCGCTGGCTTTGTCGATTGCACTGTCGGCGTCGCCGGCTTTCGCACAGAACACCACCTCCGCCATCGGCGGTCGCGTTGCAGGCGCGGACGGCAAGCCGGTAGCAGGTGCACAGGTTACCATTCGCCACGCCGAGTCGGGTTCTGTCAGCACGGTCACGACCGACGCTGAAGGCCGTTACGTTGCCCGCGGCCTGCGTGTCGGCGGTCCGTACACGATCACGATGACCAAGGACGGTGTTGCTGAGACGTATAACAACGTCTTCACCAACCTGGCCGAAACCGCCAGCGTCGACGGTACCCTGGGCAATGTCCAGGTGGTGAAAGTCACCGGCCAGACCGTCTCGAACAAATTCAACAGCTCCAACATGGGTTCGGGCACCAGCATCGGCCGCGCCGAACTGGTGGCGCAGGCGTCGATCGCCCGCAGCCTGTCGGACTACGCACGTAACGACCCGCGCCTGTCGCAGACCGACAAGGAACGCGGCGAGATCTCGGCCGGCGGCCAGAACTCGCGCTTCAACTCGATCACCGTCGACGGCGTGTCGATCAGCGACACCTTCGGCCTGGAAGCGAACGGCCTGCCGACCAACAAGCAGCCGATCTCGATCGATGCGATCCAGTCGGTGCAGGTCAACATCTCGAACTACGACGTGACCCAGAAGGGTTACACCGGCGCGAACATCAACGCCGTCACCAAGTCGGGCACCAACGACTGGCACGGCAGCGTGTACCACGTGTACCGTGACGACCGCCTGGTCGGCGACCGCTTCAACGAGACCTCGGGCGAGTACTACCAGGCCCCTGCGTTCAAGGAAAAGACCAACGGCCTGACCCTGGGCGGCCCGCTGATCCAGGACAAGCTGTTCGTGTTCGTCAGCGCTGAAGATTCGACCAGCTCGAAGGCGTCGCCGACCTACGGCCCGCTGGGCAGCAACCTGACCAACATCGGCATCACCCCGACCCTCATCTCGGGCCTGCAGGACATCGCCAAGAACACCTACGGCATGGACGTCGGTTCGTCGGACATTCCCGGCGGCGCCGAGCTGACCGTGGAAGACCGCCTGCTGAAGGTCGACTGGAACATCAGCGACAACCACCGCGCCAACTTCCGCTGGCAGAAAACCAAGCAGAACGAGCCCCAGTTCCCAGGCAATTCGTCGAGCGGCATCGCGCTGACCTCCTACCTGTACGCCGAGAAGAAGACCACCGAGTCGAGCGTCGCGCAGGTGTTCAGCGACTGGACCCAGAGCTTCTCGACCGAAGTGAAACTCTCGCGCCGCGATTCGGGCAAGAGCCACGACACCAACTCGCGCCTGCCGTCGATGGCATTGCAAGTCGGTGGCGCACTGCCGGCCGGCACGCCTACGTCCGTCTCCGGTGCCAACCGCTTCCTGAACTTCGGTACCGAAGCGAGCCGCCAGTTCAACGAACTCGACACCACCACCTGGGACGCCTATGCCGGCGCGACCTGGCTGCATGGCGACCACGAAGTCAAGGGCGGTGCCGACTACACGAAGAACGAGATCTTCAACGCCTTCCTGCAGAACGTGAACGGTACCTATACCTTCCGCTGCAACAACACCGCCGGCCTGACCTCCGCACAGGTCGATGCCTGCGTGCTGGAAGCCTTCCGTCAGGGCCGTCCGAGCTCGTACCAGGCGCAGCTGCCTGCTACCGGCTACACGCTGGAACAGGGCGCCGCGAACTGGACCCTGGCCAACACCGGTCTGTTCCTGCAGGACACCTGGAGCGTCAACCCGCAACTGAAGCTGACCTACGGCGTGCGCTACGACAGGGCGTCGACCAACGACCGTCCGCTGCGTAATGACGTCGTGGCGGCCGCACGCGTGGTCGGTTCTGTCAACGCGACCACCGGCCTCATCACCCGCGACAGCGGCGGTTTCGGCGTCGACAACACCGCCACCATCGACGGCGACGACCTGATCCAGCCGCGCGTTGGCTTCAACTACCGTTTCGACACCAAGCGTGCTACCCAGCTGCGCGGCGGCTTCGGCCTGTTCGGCGGCGCAGCCCTGAACGTCTGGCTGGGCAACCCGTTCGCCAACGCCGGCATCGCCACCCGCGTCGTCGGTTGCGGCACCGGTAACTTCGCCGCCTGCCCAGGCACCGGCGACCCGATCTTCAGCGCCAATCCGGACACCCAGCGTGCCCTGGCCGGCGTGACCCCGGCAGCCAACGTCGACGTCCTGCAGAACGGCATCAGCCAGCCGTCGGTGTGGAAGGCCAACCTGGCGTTCGAGCACGAGCTGCCATGGTACGGCATGGTCGTGAGCCTGGAATACATGCGCACGGACACCAACAAGGGCATCTACTTCCGCCAGCTGAACCTGGGTGATCCTACCCGCGTCGGCCCTGACGGTCGTCCGCTGTTCTGGACCGCGCCTGGCTACAACGCCGCCTGCGCTACCGGCACCACCAGCATCACCTTCAACACCAGTGGCGCCTGCAACGGCTACCGCGCACGCGCGCTGTCGAACGCATCGTTCAACAACGTGCTGGAAGTGGCGAAAACGAAGAAGGGCGGCGGCAACCTGGCCACCCTGCAGCTGACCAACAGCCGTTCGCGCGGCCTGCGCTGGAGCGCTGCCTACACCTACACCGATGCCACCGAGGTCAGCAACCTGAGCTCGTCGACTTCGGGCTCGAACTTCGGCGCCCGCGCCATCTTCGATCCGAACGAAGACGTCGCAGCGAACTCGGCTTACCTGGTGAAGGACCGTATCAACGCCTCGGTCAGCTGGGAGAAGGCATTCTTCGGCACCTACAAGACGATCGTCGGCGCGTTCTATGAAGGCCGTAGCGGCAAGCCGTACAGCTGGACCTTCAACAACGACATGAACGGTGACGGCGTCAACGGCAACGACCTGATGTACATCCCGTCGGCCTTCGGTTCGGGTGAAGTCGTCTTCCGTGGCGACACGACGACCAACCACGCCAACGAGCAGAAGTTCTGGGACATCGTGAACTCGAACCACGCGCTGCGTAACTCGGCCGGCAAGGTCGTCGATCGCAACAACACGTTCGCTCCATGGACCAACAGCATCGACATGCGTATCACTCAGGAAGTGCCTGGCCTGTTCAAGGGCCACAAGGGCGCGATTGCGATCGACTTCCAGAACGTCGGCAACATGCTGAACAAGAAGTGGGGCCGTATCAACGAGATCAGCTTCGCCAGCAATGGTGGTGCTTCGCGTAACTTCGTTGACTACGCTGGTATGCAAGACGGCAAGTACGTCTACCAGGTCCGTGACCGCGTCGAAGACTACACTGTGCGCCAGGTCAAAGGCGAATCGCAGTGGGCCCTCCAGGTCACCGCACGCTACGAGTTCTAA
- a CDS encoding bifunctional UDP-sugar hydrolase/5'-nucleotidase, with the protein MIASPRLRARLSFLALALAAAGCATTPRGPVTLNLVAINDFHGNLEPSKYEYTSAATGTTRILQAGGIEALSGALSAWRREDKDLLFIGAGDLIGASPALSSMWADEPSIEAMNLLGLRMSSVGNHEFDGSAKELLRQQHGGCDSPRPSKACKLAPDFRGARFPYLAANVFDSATGKPFMPGYRIESVKGVKVGVVGAVLQDTASVAMSSAIAGLRFIDEAEAINRALPKMRAEGAQVVVVLIHEGGRTKDAPDQPNCQGLTGPVVDIVKKLDPAYRLVITGHSHQGYLCKVDDRVVTQADAAGHLLSRIAVKYDPASDTVQDIDVRNVVMDPLQFPADPKVAAYLASVRERSRVALARPVGKLGAALVTRQASDSGESPLGDLIADAALAATRSLGAQIGFMNNGGIRKDLEASSADLTATFGQVQAVLPFGNTLFVMDLTGAQLRRLLEQQWQRPSNSSVSLLQISHTLSYTWDEKRPLGSRLVPGSLKVNGQPVEDGKTYRVVANNFLAEGGDNYPEFAKGTNRVATQIVDLDALSDYIARNPGAGAANAALAPTRRIDKVRQ; encoded by the coding sequence ATGATCGCTTCCCCGCGCCTGCGCGCCCGTCTGTCTTTCCTCGCGCTCGCGCTGGCCGCCGCCGGCTGCGCCACGACGCCGCGCGGCCCGGTCACCCTCAACCTGGTCGCGATCAACGATTTCCACGGCAACCTCGAGCCGAGCAAGTACGAGTACACCAGCGCCGCCACCGGCACCACGCGCATCCTGCAGGCGGGCGGCATCGAAGCGCTCAGCGGCGCCTTGTCGGCCTGGCGCCGCGAGGACAAGGACCTGCTGTTCATCGGCGCCGGCGACCTGATCGGCGCAAGCCCGGCGCTGTCGTCGATGTGGGCGGACGAGCCCAGCATCGAAGCGATGAACCTGCTCGGTTTGCGCATGAGCTCGGTCGGCAACCATGAATTCGACGGCAGCGCCAAGGAACTGCTGCGCCAGCAGCACGGCGGCTGCGATTCGCCGCGTCCCAGCAAGGCCTGCAAGCTCGCACCAGACTTCCGTGGTGCGCGCTTCCCCTATCTGGCGGCGAACGTCTTCGACAGCGCCACGGGCAAGCCTTTCATGCCGGGCTACCGCATCGAGTCGGTCAAGGGCGTGAAGGTCGGCGTGGTCGGCGCGGTGCTGCAGGATACGGCGTCGGTCGCCATGAGCTCGGCCATCGCAGGATTGCGTTTCATCGACGAGGCCGAGGCGATCAACCGCGCGCTGCCGAAGATGCGCGCCGAGGGCGCCCAGGTCGTGGTCGTCCTGATCCACGAAGGCGGCCGCACCAAGGACGCACCCGACCAGCCGAATTGCCAGGGCCTGACCGGGCCGGTTGTCGACATCGTGAAAAAGCTCGACCCGGCCTACCGCCTGGTCATTACCGGCCACTCGCACCAGGGTTACCTGTGCAAGGTCGACGACCGTGTCGTGACCCAGGCCGATGCGGCCGGCCACCTGCTGTCGCGCATCGCGGTCAAATACGACCCCGCCAGCGACACCGTACAGGACATCGACGTGCGCAACGTCGTGATGGACCCGCTTCAGTTCCCGGCCGACCCGAAGGTTGCCGCCTACCTTGCGAGCGTCAGGGAACGCAGCCGCGTCGCACTGGCACGCCCCGTGGGCAAGCTGGGGGCGGCGCTGGTAACGCGCCAGGCCAGCGATTCCGGCGAATCGCCGCTGGGCGACCTGATCGCCGACGCCGCGCTGGCGGCCACGCGCAGCCTTGGCGCCCAGATCGGCTTCATGAACAATGGCGGCATCCGCAAGGACCTGGAAGCGTCCAGCGCCGACCTGACCGCCACCTTCGGCCAGGTCCAGGCCGTCCTGCCCTTCGGTAACACGCTGTTCGTGATGGACCTGACCGGTGCCCAGCTGCGCCGCCTGCTCGAGCAGCAATGGCAGCGCCCCAGCAATTCGAGCGTGAGCCTGCTACAGATTTCCCATACCCTGTCGTATACATGGGATGAGAAGCGCCCGCTGGGCAGCCGTCTGGTGCCGGGCAGCCTGAAGGTGAATGGCCAGCCTGTCGAGGATGGCAAGACCTACCGCGTGGTGGCCAACAACTTCCTCGCCGAAGGCGGCGACAACTACCCGGAATTTGCCAAGGGCACGAACCGTGTCGCAACGCAGATCGTCGACCTCGACGCGCTGAGCGACTATATTGCCAGGAACCCGGGTGCCGGCGCTGCCAATGCGGCGCTCGCCCCGACAAGACGCATCGACAAGGTGCGCCAGTAA
- a CDS encoding S1/P1 nuclease: MKKLACVLALTGAFLSADALAWGNDGHRAVGAIADKLLKGSNAEKQIAALLLPGESLEAIANWPDCVKGSYCGPQSPEMVDYVNANPKHGSYHYTDVPFQLEHYHEGGVGTFEEDIVQTLKQCIAVLQGKTDPALNPHKFTKRQALILLTHMTGDIHQPLHVGAAFVSKDAKFVVPKSHAEVDEVAIFDSRGGNNLLLDDQKITELSANLIPPGEAKPVKEGVPKALTKPFHSYWDSTTVDYAFRRIRTRTPAQFAEAAIAGKPAVKPNTGELATWPYQWADDALAVSKLAFTDVVPGKLVPQTGRKGETYYTFTLEVPANYPVPSSQIAKEQLIKGGYKLAEVLQAIYK; encoded by the coding sequence ATGAAAAAACTCGCTTGTGTACTCGCCTTGACCGGCGCTTTCCTGTCGGCCGACGCCCTGGCCTGGGGCAACGACGGCCACCGCGCCGTCGGCGCCATCGCCGATAAACTGCTGAAAGGCAGCAACGCCGAGAAGCAGATCGCCGCGCTGCTGCTGCCGGGCGAATCGCTGGAAGCGATCGCCAACTGGCCCGACTGCGTGAAGGGCAGCTATTGCGGCCCGCAGTCGCCGGAGATGGTCGACTATGTCAACGCCAACCCGAAGCACGGCAGCTACCACTACACCGACGTGCCCTTCCAGCTCGAGCACTACCATGAAGGCGGCGTCGGCACCTTCGAGGAAGACATCGTCCAGACCCTGAAGCAGTGCATCGCCGTGCTGCAGGGGAAAACCGATCCGGCCCTGAACCCGCACAAGTTCACCAAGCGCCAGGCCCTGATCCTGCTGACCCACATGACGGGCGACATCCACCAGCCGCTGCACGTGGGCGCAGCCTTTGTCAGCAAGGACGCGAAGTTCGTGGTGCCGAAGTCGCATGCCGAAGTCGACGAAGTCGCGATCTTCGATTCGCGCGGCGGCAACAACCTGCTGCTGGACGACCAGAAGATCACCGAACTGTCCGCGAACCTGATCCCGCCGGGCGAGGCCAAGCCAGTGAAGGAAGGCGTGCCGAAGGCGCTGACCAAGCCCTTCCACTCGTACTGGGACAGCACCACGGTCGACTACGCGTTCCGCCGCATCCGCACCAGGACCCCGGCCCAGTTCGCCGAGGCGGCCATTGCCGGCAAGCCTGCCGTCAAGCCGAACACGGGCGAGCTCGCCACCTGGCCCTACCAGTGGGCCGACGACGCGCTGGCCGTCTCGAAGCTGGCCTTTACCGACGTGGTGCCGGGCAAGCTGGTGCCGCAGACCGGCCGCAAGGGCGAGACCTATTACACCTTCACGCTCGAAGTGCCGGCCAACTACCCGGTGCCGAGCTCGCAAATCGCCAAGGAACAGCTGATCAAGGGCGGCTACAAGCTGGCCGAGGTGCTGCAGGCGATCTACAAGTAA
- a CDS encoding MipA/OmpV family protein codes for MNRHPLRCAGLACLFATSAHAATLDAPAAVPAQPLWELGLAGGVVSAPSYPGADDRETRALGLPLLIYRGKIFRADQSGIGARLFRTDAAELDVGLAASLPARSDDVEARAGMPDPGALAEFGPRLKLRLARFDGYSGLRAELPLRAVMEVRSGVRHQGYTFEPRLAYDRRSMDGKWLFETNLSAVVGDGKINRYFYEVRPEYATATRPAYQAKSGLVLVRAGLFVARAINRDLRAYGFVRAENYGAGANDNSPLHLRDNGVSAGFGLSWTFKRSAALASE; via the coding sequence ATGAATCGCCATCCCCTCCGCTGCGCGGGCCTTGCCTGCCTGTTCGCGACTTCCGCCCATGCCGCCACGCTCGATGCCCCTGCCGCGGTGCCCGCCCAGCCGCTGTGGGAGCTGGGCCTGGCCGGCGGCGTAGTCAGCGCGCCCTCGTATCCGGGAGCGGATGACCGCGAGACGCGGGCGCTGGGATTGCCGCTGCTGATCTACCGCGGCAAGATCTTCCGCGCCGACCAGTCCGGCATCGGCGCACGCCTGTTCCGCACCGACGCGGCCGAACTCGACGTCGGCCTGGCGGCCTCGCTGCCGGCCCGGTCGGACGACGTCGAAGCGCGCGCCGGCATGCCGGACCCGGGCGCGCTGGCCGAGTTCGGCCCGCGCCTCAAACTGCGCCTTGCCCGTTTCGACGGCTACAGCGGCCTGCGCGCCGAACTGCCGCTGCGCGCAGTGATGGAAGTGCGCAGCGGTGTGCGCCACCAGGGCTATACCTTCGAGCCGCGCCTGGCTTACGACCGCCGCAGCATGGACGGCAAGTGGCTGTTCGAGACCAACCTGTCCGCGGTGGTCGGCGACGGCAAGATCAATCGCTATTTCTATGAAGTGCGGCCGGAATACGCGACGGCCACGCGGCCTGCCTACCAGGCGAAATCCGGCCTGGTGCTGGTGCGCGCCGGGCTGTTTGTCGCGCGCGCGATCAACCGCGACCTGCGCGCCTACGGCTTCGTGCGCGCCGAGAACTACGGCGCCGGTGCCAACGACAATAGTCCGCTGCATTTGCGCGACAATGGCGTGTCGGCGGGCTTCGGGCTGTCGTGGACGTTCAAGCGTTCGGCCGCCCTGGCCAGCGAATAA
- a CDS encoding ABC transporter permease translates to MEYFDFPSAIVSMIRSAPVLMFAALAGLFAERSGVVDLGLEGKILASAFVSAAVGYTTQNPWLGVAAGVAVSVAIAMVQAFVSITQKGNQLVAGIAINIAMSGLTFVVAQYIFQQGGRTPDLGAARLSGIEFIGTEALADVPFLGWFWGKVLGGHSALVYLAFLLVPVVHWVVYHSRFGLRLRACGENPHAADAAGVSVERTRYLAMLIAGVLCSFSGAYLSIVQSGFFLRDMSAGAGYLALTALVFGNWRPLHTVLGCLMFGFFTAVQIQLEGKEFPVIGAIPGSLIQMIPYVVTVIVLAGLMAKSVAPKAVGKPFVKSR, encoded by the coding sequence ATGGAGTACTTCGATTTCCCCAGCGCGATCGTCTCGATGATCCGCAGTGCGCCGGTGCTGATGTTCGCCGCCCTGGCCGGCCTGTTCGCCGAGCGCAGCGGCGTCGTCGACCTCGGCCTGGAAGGCAAGATCCTGGCTTCCGCCTTCGTCTCCGCCGCCGTCGGCTACACGACGCAGAACCCATGGCTGGGCGTTGCCGCCGGCGTGGCTGTCTCGGTCGCCATCGCCATGGTGCAGGCCTTCGTGTCGATCACCCAGAAGGGTAACCAGTTAGTCGCCGGCATCGCCATCAACATCGCCATGAGCGGCCTGACCTTTGTCGTCGCCCAGTACATCTTCCAGCAGGGCGGCCGCACGCCAGACCTGGGCGCGGCGCGCCTGTCCGGCATCGAATTCATCGGGACCGAAGCCCTGGCCGACGTGCCTTTCCTCGGCTGGTTCTGGGGCAAGGTGCTGGGCGGCCACTCGGCGCTCGTCTATCTCGCCTTCCTGCTGGTGCCAGTGGTGCACTGGGTGGTGTACCACAGCCGCTTCGGCCTGCGCCTGCGCGCCTGTGGGGAAAACCCGCATGCTGCCGACGCCGCCGGCGTCTCGGTCGAGCGGACGCGCTACCTGGCGATGCTCATCGCCGGCGTGCTGTGCTCGTTCTCGGGCGCCTACCTGTCCATCGTCCAGAGCGGCTTCTTCCTGCGCGACATGTCTGCCGGTGCCGGCTACCTCGCCCTGACCGCCCTGGTGTTCGGCAACTGGCGCCCGCTGCACACGGTGCTCGGCTGCCTGATGTTCGGCTTCTTCACGGCGGTACAGATCCAGCTCGAAGGCAAAGAGTTTCCTGTCATTGGCGCGATCCCCGGTTCGCTGATCCAGATGATCCCGTATGTCGTCACCGTGATCGTGCTCGCGGGCCTGATGGCCAAGTCGGTGGCGCCGAAGGCGGTGGGCAAGCCGTTCGTCAAATCGCGCTGA